A single Cyclopterus lumpus isolate fCycLum1 chromosome 3, fCycLum1.pri, whole genome shotgun sequence DNA region contains:
- the nsun3 gene encoding tRNA (cytosine(34)-C(5))-methyltransferase, mitochondrial, protein MSTYLISMRQSSSAWRSVIPQNRPPSPPWGSWGVHCHTGPDVVLQRTGALDNQVTKRHRKVRSSCQSVLSCFDQQYSQELGDLWAYARAVLLDPNSWQYGVMLNRFSAVTGVTQVLQSQGFSTLLPQTGVSTLLGNGSSTVSHSKYQAGKDSLSPPDSDYISRCPPNDSHLQPDSTSHVLGRDLQSQPSLSLSSPTLQCYIHPRPLRFPSQAHRHGQLKQYYLLNAASLLPVLALKVRDGEKVLDLCSAPGGKAVAIMQCATPALLCCNEPDPHRRDWLAKTLESFLSPSLTTRVVVSAQDGRSFGNSEAGTYDKVLVDAPCSNDRSWLYCGSQQGEQRLKERARLPALQAQLLRSALSAVRPGGVVVYSTCTLSNFENCAVVEAVLNECPEAEPEDLWEEIAIPLATYFTFRTAHPAHGKPSLQPQNGSYHHRLGILVVPQPGKTWGPMFLSRIRRRK, encoded by the exons ATGTCTACATATCTGATCTCGATGCGTCAGTCGTCCAGCGCGTGGAGGAGTGTCATCCCTCAGAATCGACCGCCGTCCCCTCCGTGGGGGTCGTGGGGGGTTCACTGTCACACGGGTCCCGACGTGGTGTTACAGCGGACAGGAGCGCTCGATaaccag GTAACAAAAAGGCACAGAAAGGTACGATCTTCATGTCAGTCAGTACTGTCCTGCTTTGACCAGCAGTACAGTCAGGAGCTTGGAGACCTGTGGGCATATGCaag AGCAGTGCTCCTGGACCCTAACTCTTGGCAGTACGGGGTCATGCTCAACCGCTTCAGCGCTGTGACAGGCGTCACTCAGGTCCTCCAATCACAGGGCTTTTCCACATTGCTGCCGCAAACAGGTGTCTCCACGTTGCTTGGTAACGGCTCCTCAACAGTGTCACATTCAAAATACCAAGCAGGAAAAGACTCTCTGTCGCCTCCTGACTCTGACTACATCTCCAGGTGTCCTCCTAATGACTCCCATCTCCAACCGGACAGCACCTCTCATGTGCTCGGTCGAGACCTTCAATCACAGCCGTCGCTCAGCTTGTCCAGTCCTACACTACAGTGTTACATCCATCCACGTCCACTGCGGTTCCCCTCTCAGGCTCACAGGCATGGCCAGCTGAAGCAGTACTACCTCCTGAATGCCGCCTCCCTGCTTCCGGTGCTGGCTTTGAAAGTCAGAGATGGGGAGAAGGTTTTGGATCTGTGCTCTGCGCCCGGGGGCAAAGCCGTAGCCATAATGCAATGTGCCACCCCAG CACTTCTCTGCTGTAATGAACCAGACCCTCACAGACGCGACTGGCTGGCCAAAACCCTGGAGTCCTTCTTGTCTCCGTCGCTCACCACCAGAGTGGTCGTGTCTGCACAGGATGGACGCTCTTTTGGGAACAGTGAGGCAGGAACGTATGACAAG GTTTTAGTCGATGCTCCATGTTCGAACGACCGGAGCTGGTTGTATTGTGGCAGCCAGCAGGGGGAACAGAGACTGAAGGAAAGAGCCAGGCTGCCGGCGCTCCAGGCTCAACTGCTTAG GTCTGCGCTGTCAGCCGTGCGTCCAGGCGGCGTTGTGGTCTATTCCACCTGCACTCTGTCCAACTTTGAGAACTGTGCCGTGGTTGAGGCGGTGCTGAATGAGTGTCCTGAGGCCGAACCCGAAGACCTGTGGGAGGAGATTGCCATCCCTTTAGCAACATACTTTACATTTAGGACTGCTCACCCTGCTCATGGCAAGCCGTCCCTGCAGCCACAGAATGGCTCTTATCACCACAGACTCGGCATTTTAGTGGTTCCTCAGCCAGGCAAGACCTGGGGACCCATGTTTTTGTCTCGGATAAGAAGGAGGAAATAG
- the LOC117728735 gene encoding ATP synthase F(0) complex subunit C3, mitochondrial-like isoform X1, with protein sequence MYACAKFVSTPSLVRAGSRVLYRPLSAAVVSDARKAESASLLAPQSIAASQQQVAVRGFQTSAVIRDIDTAAKFIGAGAATVGVAGSGAGIGTVFGSLIIGYARNPSLKQQLFSYAILGFALSEAMGLFCLMVAFLILFAM encoded by the exons ATGTATGCCTGCGCTAAGTTCGTCTCCACGCCCTCTCTG GTCCGTGCTGGATCTCGGGTACTGTACAGACCACTCTCCGCAGCAGTAGTCTCAGATGCCAGGAAAGCCGAG tctgcTTCTCTCCTGGCACCACAGAGCATTGCAGCCTCCCAGCAGCAGGTGGCAGTGCGCGGTTTCCAGACTAGTGCTGTGATCCGTGATATCGACACTGCTGCAAAGTTCATTGGAGCAGGAGCTGCCACGGTGGGAGTGGCTGGATCTGGAGCTGGAATTGGAACTGTGTTTGGTAGTCTTATTATCGGATATGCCAG GAACCCCTCTCTGAAGCAGCAGCTGTTCTCTTACGCCATCTTGGGCTTTGCTCTCTCCGAAGCTATGGGTCTTTTCTGTCTGATGGTTGCATTCCTTATTCTGTTTGCCATGTAA
- the LOC117728735 gene encoding ATP synthase F(0) complex subunit C3, mitochondrial-like isoform X2: MYACAKFVSTPSLVRAGSRVLYRPLSAAVVSDARKAESIAASQQQVAVRGFQTSAVIRDIDTAAKFIGAGAATVGVAGSGAGIGTVFGSLIIGYARNPSLKQQLFSYAILGFALSEAMGLFCLMVAFLILFAM, translated from the exons ATGTATGCCTGCGCTAAGTTCGTCTCCACGCCCTCTCTG GTCCGTGCTGGATCTCGGGTACTGTACAGACCACTCTCCGCAGCAGTAGTCTCAGATGCCAGGAAAGCCGAG AGCATTGCAGCCTCCCAGCAGCAGGTGGCAGTGCGCGGTTTCCAGACTAGTGCTGTGATCCGTGATATCGACACTGCTGCAAAGTTCATTGGAGCAGGAGCTGCCACGGTGGGAGTGGCTGGATCTGGAGCTGGAATTGGAACTGTGTTTGGTAGTCTTATTATCGGATATGCCAG GAACCCCTCTCTGAAGCAGCAGCTGTTCTCTTACGCCATCTTGGGCTTTGCTCTCTCCGAAGCTATGGGTCTTTTCTGTCTGATGGTTGCATTCCTTATTCTGTTTGCCATGTAA